GCtcataaaattgttattttatttgTGGAGATTGCTCTCTCGCTCTTGAAAAAGAAAGATCGAACAACTTGTAGATCATCTCCCCTCCCCATCCATCCCCATAGCAAAAGACAAAAATGCTATAGTAGCAGCTAGCAACCTCAGCAGCAGAGAACAATGCTAGTGCCGATCCGATGGGGAaaagaaagagggagaaaagcgCACGAAAAGAAAGCAGAGAGAAATGAAACTGCCCTGCTGCTGAGGCCGGCCTCCTGGCGAtgagcccccgccgccgcctccccgtgttcctcctcgccgccctcgccgtcgcctgcgcctgcgccgccgcccgcccctgCGCGGCCCTCGTCCGCCTCGGCGCCGCCTCCTTCGTCGACGCCCCCGCGCGCTTCGGTGAGCAATCGGGCCCCCCTGTCCCCtcccgccccccaaaaaaaccccTCTTTTCTGAGCTCCGTCCGTCGGCGCAGGGCCCCGGGTGACCGGCGACGGGATATGCGGGTCGCTGCGCGCCGCGGAGCCCGCCGACGCGTGCGCGCCCGTCAGGGGCGCCCCCGGCGGGAGCGGCGGGATGGCGTTCGTGTTGATCGCGCGCGGGAACTGCAGCTTCGAGGGCAAGGTGCGGGCGGCGCAGCGGGCCGGCTTCGACGCCGCCCTCGTCCACGACGACGAGGACAAGGCCAGCCTCTACTCCAGTGAgtgcctctctccccctctcccctgctaTGCTGATCTACTGTTTCAGCGGTGTCAGTTCACTTGGACACTCGGTAGCTGGTTCTCTTGATCTGAAGCTAGCTTGAAACTAAAT
The window above is part of the Triticum aestivum cultivar Chinese Spring chromosome 2A, IWGSC CS RefSeq v2.1, whole genome shotgun sequence genome. Proteins encoded here:
- the LOC123187206 gene encoding receptor homology region, transmembrane domain- and RING domain-containing protein 1 isoform X3 encodes the protein MSPRRRLPVFLLAALAVACACAAARPCAALVRLGAASFVDAPARFGPRVTGDGICGSLRAAEPADACAPVRGAPGGSGGMAFVLIARGNCSFEGKVRAAQRAGFDAALVHDDEDKASLYSMVGDPEGIHIPAVFVSKMAGETLKKFARGEDEFHVECIDPWLTQWGTFCPVCKLEVLTGE